From Alligator mississippiensis isolate rAllMis1 chromosome 9, rAllMis1, whole genome shotgun sequence, one genomic window encodes:
- the LOC132252428 gene encoding syncytin-1-like: MALISLYITLGYLSITQGGWEKNLYLQFSHAVAQAGNKSDCWICSHSPAHLHQGIPMIGVPISLQQWGTINGGFVRHYSLAAHRSAPKEWRAAPADWIISPRVEAPFCYISNNTRAYNKATPVGHYPHCLTTLDYSPSSTSGILLGNVPSLNCTGFMVYNFSKEPHVALIANRSEFYIHSNFTSCNISRSSRITAERGPSYTMHINRKCRIGHNNCRDLSTLSAPGLYWLCGNRAHKILPWNWVGACTLGRVIPGFEMHSAIYLEQVKNFNHHMKRAVNPLATRNTGFHRFVRTFIPWLGVRELELAIINISATMEAMGNATADAIQALQKEISQISQVTIQHRIALDYLLVSQGGVCALVNSTCCVYVNQDMRIETDIRKI, translated from the coding sequence atggcactgatatccttatatatcacgcttgggtatctcagtatcacccaaggggggtgggagaaaaatttgtatttgcagttctcccatgcggtggctcaagctggaaataaaagtgactgctggatatgctctcacagcccagcacacctacaccaaggaatcccaatgatcggagtaccaatatccctccagcaatggggaacaataaacggcggcttcgttagacactactcgttagctgcccatcggtccgctcctaaagaatggagggccgcccctgctgactggataatctccccaagagtagaggcgcctttctgttacataTCCAACAACAccagagcttataataaagccacacctgtaggacactaccctcattgcctaactactctagattatagccctagtagcaccagtggaatcctgttgggtaacgtaccctctctcaattgtacaggattcatggtctacaacttttctaaggaacctcatgttgctctcattgcaaacagatcagaattttacattcactccaattttacttcttgtaatatatctcggtccagcagaataacagctgaacgtggaccgtcctatacgatgcatatcaatcgaaagtgccggatagggcacaacaactgtcgagatttgagtaccctttctgccccaggcctttactggctctgcggaaacagggctcataaaatcttgccctggaattgggtgggggcatgcactcttggacgtgttatccctggtttcgaaatgcatagtgcaatatatctggaacaagtaaaaaatttcaaccatcacatgaaaagggcagttaaccccttagctaccagaaacacagggttccatcgatttgtgagaaccttcataccgtggcttggagtaagagaattggaactagccataattaacatttcagccacaatggaagctatgggaaatgccactgcggatgcaattcaggctctgcaaaaagagatctcccagatctcacaagtaactatacaacaccgcatagccctagattacctattggtatcccagggaggagtatgtgccttagtaaactccacctgttgtgtctatgtcaatcaggacatgcgaatcgaaactgacattcgcaaaatctga